In Paenibacillus stellifer, the DNA window GGGTATCGGATTCAACCGCAAAGTCCGGGACAAGATTGATTTGTCTGCGGTCGAGAAGATGTTCATTCTCCGCAACCAGCAGGAGCAGGAGCAGTACAAACAGTTGATTCCCCAGGTCGACGAGAAGCTGATCGAGACCATTCATGAGATCGTGCTGTACATTATGCAGAATAGCCGCAAGCCGTTGAATGAGCACATTCATATTGCTCTGACGGATCATATTGCATTTGCGATCCGGCGCTATGAACAGAATGTTCCCTTTCATAATCCCTTTCTGTACGAAACGAGGGAGATTTATCCGGATGAGTATGCGATGGCGGAATATTCCGTGCACCGGATCAACGAGAAGATGGGAGTTGATCTCCCGCTTGATGAGATCGGTTTCGTGGCCCTTCATATCCACAGCGCGCTGAGCAACCGGCACATATCGGAAGTCCAGAAGCATTCCATGCTGATCAGCGATATGGTTAATCTGGTGGAGAACAACCTGAATTACCGCATTCCCCGGGACTCGCTCGATTACTCCAGGCTCGTTACTCATCTTCGGTTCGTGCTGGAGAGATTGCGTAGAGGCGAAACTGTGCAGGAGACTTCGTCGCTCGACGGGTTGATGAAAAGGGAGTACCCTGAAATGTATTCGCTTGCTTGGAAGCTGACCAAGGTTATCGAGCAGCGTATGCACCTGTCTGTCTATTCCGCCGAAGTAGGTTATCTGACCGTACATCTTCAGCGTCTCGCCCAGAAAAAAGACGATGAAGCGGATATGAACAACCGGACCGGAAGCTGACGATCTATGTGAGTTTTGTCAATATTTAGACTACATCTTGCAAGTCGAAATAATCGGTGCTACAATTACCACTGTTAATACCAGCAAAACAGAATACCTACGTGTTACTGATTCGATCAGGCATGAGTGATTTACAGTATTTTGGTTGTTTTTCCCCAACTCGGGGTAATCTAACTCTAGGGTTAGGACAACTGATTACTGTGACTACTCATGCCTTTTTTGCTATCTGTTTTGCTTGTACCATACACGACTTTAAATTAGGATAAGGAAGTGAACTTGAATGTTCAAAAAGCTTTTCGGCGTTTTACAGCGTGTCGGTAAAGCACTGATGCTTCCAGTCGCCATTCTTCCGGCAGCCGGCTTGCTGCTCGGAATTGGCAACATGCTCGTGAATCCAGACTTCCTGCAGTACGTTCCCGCTCTGGAGAACCACACGGTTCAGGCTATTGCCAATGTGCTCATGAACTCAGGTCAAATCGTATTCAGCAACCTGTCTCTGCTCTTCGCGGTAGGGGTTGCGATCGGTCTGGCCGGCGGTGAAGGCGTTGCAGGCCTCGCGGCCATTATCGGCTTCCTTGTCATGAACGTGACGATGGGAACCGCGCTCGGCATCAACAGCTATGTGCTGAGCAAAGGTGACTTCGCCTATGCCAGCGTGCTAGGGATTCCAACCTTGCAGACCGGCGTATTCGGCGGTATTCTAGTCGGTATTCTGGCCTCGGCCATGTACAAGCGATTCTTCAAGATCGAGCTTCCGTCTTATCTCGGATTCTTCGCAGGCAAGCGTTTCGTTCCGATCATGACAGCCGTTACGTCGCTGATTCTCGGTCTGGCGCTGACCATTATCTGGCCTCCGATCCAGCATGGTCTTAACTATCTGTCGCAGAACATGATCGATACGAACCGGACGCTCGCGGCATTTATATTCGGATTGATCGAACGCTCGCTCATTCCGTTCGGCCTGCATCATATCTTCTACTCGCCATTCTGGTACGAGTTCGGAAGCTATGTCAACAAGGCGGGACAGCTGGTCCGCGGCGACCAGAGCATATTCATGGCCCAGCTCCGCGACGGCGTTCCGTTCACGGCGGGTACCTTTACAACCGGTAAATATCCGTTCATGATGTTCGGCCTTCCGGCCGCAGCTCTGGCGATCTACCATGAAGCCAGACCGGAGAACAAGAAGGTTGTCGGCTCCCTGATGGTATCCGCGGCCTTGACTTCATTCCTGACAGGGATTACCGAACCGCTCGAGTTCTCGTTCCTGTTCGTGGCTCCGCTGCTGTTCGCGGTTCACGCCGTATTCGCGGGATTGTCCTTCATGACGATGCATATTCTCGGCGTCAAGATCGGCATGACCTTCTCCGGCGGCTTCATCGACTACGTGCTGTTCGGCATTATTCCGAACCGCACAGCCTGGTGGCTCGTCATTCCGGTCGGTCTGATCCTTGCGGTCATCTACTACTTCGGGTTCCGCTTCGTCATCCGCAAGTTCAACCTGAAGACTCCGGGCCGCGAAGATGTGGCAGACGATGATGCGGACGGAACCGAGAGTTCGGCAGCAGCAGTATCGACTGCCGGAGACGATCTGCCGCGCAACATCTTGTCCGCTCTGGGCGGACAGCCGAACATTGTTCATCTGGACGCCTGCATTACCCGGCTTCGTGTTGAGGTCAAGGATAAGGCTAACGTCGACAAGAACCGTCTGAAGAAACTGGGCGCTTCCGGCGTGCTGGAGGTGGGTAATAACGTACAGGCGATTTTCGGCACCCGTTCCGATACGATCAAGTCGCAGATTCAGGACGTCATGGCCGGCAGAACGCCGGCGGCTCCGATTGCGGCTGCTCCTCAGCCCGAGGCCGAGAAGCAGGCGGGCGAAGAAGGCCAGGCGATCATTCCTGAGGATATCGTATCGCCGGTCAACGGCGAACTGCTGGATATCACGCAGGTCCCGGATGCCGTGTTCTCGCAGAAGATGACAGGCGACGGCTTTGCGTTCCTGTCCAGAGACGGTAAAATCGCTTCCCCGGTATACGGTAAAGTCTTCAACGTATTCCCGAGCAAGCATGCGGTCGGCATCATGTCCGACGGCGGCAAGGAAGTGCTCGTCCATATCGGCGTCAATACCGTCAAGCTGAAAGGTCAAGGCTTCACGGTGCTCGTAGAAGAGGGCGATCTGGTGGCTGCCGGACAGCCGATCATGGAAGTGGATCTCGAGTATGTCAAGGCCCATGCGCCTTCGATCATCTCTCCGGTTATTTTCTCCAACCTGCCTGAAGGCTCTTCGGTAACGCTGAAGAAGCCGGGCAAGACAACCATTGGAGACAAAGACATCATCACGATTCAGTAAAAGTGAAAACCAGCGGCGCTTCCTTTATAATGGGGAAGCGCAAGCTGTTTTCCTTTTCTAGCAAACTACAGAAAGCGAGTGGGATTATTATGCAAAAAACATTCAGAATTACGGACGAAGACGGTATTCACGCACGCCCTGCAACTGCCCTGGTTAATACAGCTACCAAATTCAAGGGAACTGAAGCTTTTGCGGAAGCCAAAGGCAAAAAGGTTACTTTAAAGTCCATTCTTGGTGTTCTTTCTTTGGGTCTTGAAGCCGGAGAAAGCCTGACATTGATCACGGAGGGCGCCGAAGAAGCCGAAGCGCTCAGCGCACTTGAGGAAGTTTTGGTTAAAGAAGGGCTGGGAGAGTTGAATGAGTAAAATTTCAGGAATCGCGGCTTCGGCAGGGATTGCAGTGGCGCGCGCCTTTATCCTGGAACATCCCGATTATACGATCTCCAAGAATACGGTAGCGGATGTTCAGGCTGAAGTTGCCAAACTGGACGATGCGCTGGATAAATCCAGAGCGGAGCTGCAGCGTATCAAGGAGCGCACCTTGGCTGAGCTTGGCGAGAAGAAGGCGGAGATTTTCGAATCCCACCTGCTTATTCTGGACGATCCGGAACTGATCAACCCGGTCAAGGACAAAATCCGGGAAGAAGTCGTTAACGCGGATTATGCCATGAACGAGGTGTCCGCCCAGTTCGTATCCATGTTCGAAAATATGAAGAGCGCGTATCTTCAGGAACGCGCTGCCGATATGCGCGACGTGACGAAGCGCGTGCTGAATCATCTGCTGGGCATTCACTATGTGAGCCCTGCCGAGATCAGCGAGGAGGTCGTCGTTATCGCCGAGGACCTTACGCCTTCGGATACGGCGCAGTTGAACCGCCGTTATGTCAAAGGCTTCACGACCAACATCGGGGGCCGCACTTCGCATTCCGCCATCATGGCCCGTTCGCTGGAAATTCCGGCTGTCGTCGGAACGAAGAACGTGCTGTCCCAGGTGAAGGCGGGCGATCTGGTCATCGTCGACGGACTGAGCGGCGATGTGCTGATTAACCCGAGCGAAGCCGAGGTTGTTGAATATACAGCGAAGCAGGAAGCGTACAATCTGCAGATTGCAGAATGGAAGAAGCTTCGCGATGAGCCGTCGGTTTCGGCCGATGGCAAGCATGTGGAGCTTGCGGCGAATATCGGCACACCCAATGATGTGACAGGTGTGGTTGAGAACGGCGGCGAAGGTGTAGGCCTGTACCGCACCGAGTTCCTGTACATGGGACGCGACAAGCTGCCGTCTGAAGATGTACAGTTCAACGCTTATAAGACCGTTCTGGAGAACATGAACGGCAAGCCGGTTGTTGTCCGCACACTGGACATCGGCGGCGACAAGGAACTGCCGTATCTGGATCTTCCGAAGGAAATGAACCCGTTCCTCGGATTCCGTGCCGTTCGCCTCTGTCTCGACCGCCAGGATATCTTCCGCACACAGCTGCGCGCTCTGCTAAGAGCGAGCGTGTACGGAAATCTCCGCATCATGTTCCCGATGATCGCAACGCTGACGGAATTCCGCGCTGCCCGCGATCTGCTGCTTGAAGAGAAGGCCAAGCTTCAGGCGGAAGGACAGGAAGTGTCGGACAGCATCCAGCTCGGCATCATGGTCGAAATTCCGTCCACGGCCGTTCTGGCGGACCAGTTCGCCAAGGAAGTCGACTTCTTCAGCATCGGTACTAACGATCTTATCCAATATACAATGGCAGCCGACCGCATGAACGAGCGGGTGTCCTATCTGTATCAGCCTTACAATCCGGCCATTCTGCGCCTGATCAAGAATGTCATCGACGCGGCCCACGCCCAGGGCAAGTGGACGGGAATGTGCGGCGAGATGGCCGGCGACTCCACCGCCATTCCGCTGCTGCTGGGTCTCGGACTTGACGAGTTCAGCATGAGCGCGACCTCCATTCTTCCGGCACGGAGCCAGATTTCGAAGCTGTCCGCCGAGGACATGAAGACGCTGGCATCCAAGGCTCTGGAGATGGGTACGGCGGAAGAGGTTGTCGCTCTGGTTCGCTCGATCGGCAACTGATTCCCGGTCTGGCGAGGTTGTAATCCTTTTTTGCAATCTATCACTTTTCCGCTATACTTATGAGGCTGGTCCCACCTTGGGCCAGCCTTTTTTTCATATATGATGATCAGCTTCGCACTTCTTCCACACTAAGTTCACATAATAGACATATATGAAGGGTATAAATATTGGTTTTGAGATGTTTTTGCACATATACGCAGGTTATAATTTTAAAATTAAAGGGAATTGCGGTAGGGTATTTAGGAAGCCCTATTGTAATCCGATATATCAAGTAGAACGACCAGGATTGACCCAAACCTGTGAGCGAGAGCTTGCATATCCTGTATTGACACAGGCTTTTCTCTCGGTGCATCACGTATAGGTCACAGGACAATTGGGCATATATGGATCTAAAAACTTCCGGCTTCTCGCACGGAAGCGATAGGATGGTGGAGGCAGTGAAGAGCAATTACATGAACGCAGAGCCAATGGAAGACCGTTATGAAGGCAGGGATCTCGGTCTCAGTTACACTCCGGAGAGCAGTACGTTCAAAGTATGGGCGCCTGCAGCGTCAGCCGTGTCGCTAGTGCTATATGATACAGGCGGAGATGGACGCGGAACCGCGGACTCATCCGATGATGCCAGACTGGCCTACATGCTCCGCCGGGACGGCGGCGTCTGGCAGGTCCGGATATCCGGCGATCTGAATGGTAAATTCTATATGTACCGCGTCGTCTACGGTGACGGAACGATCGTCGAGGCGGCTGATCCCTATGCTGTCGCCGTATCCGTGAACGGGTTGCGTTCTGCTGTCGTTGATATGCGGAGCACCGATCCGTCAGGGTGGGCGCAGGATCAATGTCCGGTAACGGCCAATCCGGTGGACGCGGTTATCTACGAACTGCATGTCCGCGATTTCTCAAGCCATGAGAGCTCGGGGGCTGCATATAAAGGGAAATACAAAGCTTTTACCGAAAGCGGACTTCGCGATTCTGAAGGAAGAACGCTGGGCATCGACCATTTAAGCGAGCTTGGCGTCACGCATGTTCATCTTATGCCGGTATTCGATTTTCAGACGGTGAACGAGCTTCCGGTTAGCGGTGCGGCTTCCGGAGAAGAGGGCGGGTATAACTGGGGCTACGATCCCCAGCACTATAACGCTCCCGAAGGCTCCTACAGCACGGATGCGGCGGAACCCGCCCGGCGTATTTCGGAATTCAAGGAAATGGTGCTGGCGCTGCATCACAAGGGCATCTCCGTCGTGATGGATGTGGTGTACAATCATACGTACTCGGTGGAAAAAGGGCCGTTCGAGGCGTTTGCGCCCGGCTATTATTACCGGCATGATTATGCGGGACGCCTCTCCAACGGCTCCGGCGTGGGCAACGAGCTGGCAACGGAACGGCCGATGGTGCGCAAATTCATCAAGGATTCGATCCGCCATTGGGCTACCGAATACCATATCGACGGCTTCCGCTTCGATCTGATGGGACTGATCGATACGGTTACGATGCGTGAGATTGCCCGGGAGATCCGATTGGAGCTCGGGCGCTGCCTGATTTTCTATGGCGAGCCTTGGACCGGAGGCGATTCCCCTCTTGTATCGAAGACGCTGAAGGGCGCGCAGAGAGGAAAGGGCTTCGCCGTCTTTAACGACAATTTCCGGTCGGCTATCAAGGGAGACAGCGATGGCTGGGGCAGAGGCTTCATTACCGGAGAGCAGGGCAGGGAAGGTGCGGTGGCGGCCGGTATTATCGGGGCCGTTCACGATTTTACGGATTCCCCCACGGAGAGCGTCAACTATACGACAGCGCATGACAATTTGAATCTGTGGGATAAGCTTCTCGCAGTTCAAGGTATGCGCCAGGCGGCCCGGCTGCCGGAACTCGACAACGGAAGGCTCAAGAACGGCGGCAGCCTTGAAGAGGCGGTGGCGGCGGCCAATCCTTATATCGGCCTGGAAGAAGAGCCAGTGCTGGATAATGAGCTGGTCAGACGCTCGCTGCTGGCAGGGGGCATCGTGCTCACCTCGCAGGGCATCCCGTTCCTTCAAGCCGGAGACGAATTGCTGCGCAGCAAGTTCGGCGATCATAACAGCTACCGGAGCGGCGATGCCATCAATGCGATCCGGTGGAGCAACAAAGCCAGATTCCAGCCCGTGTTCGATTATTACAAAGGGTTGATCGCGCTTCGCCGGAGCCACCCGGCATTTCGGCTGCGGGGGCGTCAGGAGATCGAGCGGTCGCTTGATTTCTTCCGCTGCGACGGCGGCGTTGTGGCCTATACGCTTAAGAATCATGCCGGAGGCGATGGCTGGAACAATATTGCGGTGCTCTTTAACGCGAACCCCTGGCCGGTTACGGTGAAGCTGCCGCTGGGCTGCAAGTCCTGGAATGTGGCGGTCGATCATACGCGGGCGGGCGCTGAAGGCTTCCGCAGGATCGAAGGCGAAGAGGTTGTGGCAGAAGGGCTGTCGATGATGGTCCTGTACGACGAGAGTGGAAAGGCACCCCGCCGGGCCAAGACGGTCGAGGTGCATTATGAACGCTCGGACGGCGACTACAGAGGCTGGAACATCTGGGTGTGGGACACCGGGATTCAGGATGGCCAGACCGATTTCCGTTTCATGGAAGACGGCCGGGCTGTCGCCGTCATTGAGCTTCATCCGCAGACCCGGGCGTTCGGTTATATTCTGCGGGTCAATGATTGGGAAGCGAGGGACGGCAGCACCGACCGGTTCATCCAATGCCCGGAAGGAGAAGACGATTTCAAAGTGCTGATCCGGGATTCCGGCAGCGGAGCGATTATCGAGCCGCAGCTTTCGTTAACAAGCTGAACCGGTACGAATCCACCTTTAACAAAAAAATAGTATGCAGCAACTCAGGCTAAAAGCGCTCCGGTCCGCGAATGCGGCGCCGGAGCGCTTTTTTACACATTGGAATTGGAAGATTCAGTACCGGCTGTTCTCCTGCTCCGGACAACCTTCGTCCATATCCTCTTTGAACAGATTGGCTTCGTTGCCCCCATGGCTCTTGGAACGGTACATCGCAAGATCGGCTGCCCGAAGCAGCTCATTGATCGTGCTTCCATGCTCCGGATACAGGGATACCCCAATGCTCGCCGATGTGCGGAAGCTGGAGCCGTTAACCGCCCATGACTTGTTGAACAGCTGGAGCAGCTTGTCCAGGACATCATTCAGATTCTCGGGGGCGGAATTCAAATGCAGCACGACGGCGAACTCGTCGCCTCCAATCCGGAAGGCTTGTCCTAGCCCCTTCACCGACTGCTGAAGCTCGCCGGACAGCTGCTGGAGGAACTCGTCGCCGGCCAGATGTCCCAGCGTATCGTTCAGCTGCTTGAACCGGTCGCAATCCAGGAGCGCCAGTGCAAGCTTCGGCTTCGCGGGACCGTCCTGACCGATCAGATTCTCCATATACATTTTAAAATGCGCACGGTTCGGAATGGAGGTCAGATGGTCGTAGAATGCAAGCTTGTGCAGCCGTTCTTCATACTGCTTCCGCTGCGTAATCTCCCGGGATACCAGCATGAACTGGGCCGGGACGGCCTGATTGCCTCTGACCGGGGTAACTTTTGTCTCCATCCATACCCAGTGGCCATCGGCTCCTCTCATTCTCAGCTCTGCCATCCGGGGAGCGGTCTGAACGACACTTCGCAGCTTGGCCCAGGCAATTTCCGGCTCCCGGATGTAGGAGGCCAGAGGTTCCCCTTTCATGGGCACATAGCCGAGCGCCGAGAAATGCGACGGGGAAGCGTACAGAATGAGCCCGTTCGGATCGGTCAGAAGAATATAGTCGGATATCGTCTCTCCGATCAGCCTGTACATCGCCTGCTCCTCGCGCATTTCGCTTTGAAGCGAGAAAATCCGCCGGAACAAATACAGAATCAGAAGGAGAAGCAGGAATAATGCGAGCGTGTATACCGCGAATATCGCGCTCTTATGGCTGGAGAAGTCGCTCGTGACGAGCTCCGCATAGCTTCCGAACAGCTTCGCCGCTGCCTCCAGACTCTCGTGGGCTTCGTTCAGATTCCCGTTGTCCGGAGACAGAACGCCGTCTCCCTCGAAGTCCCCTGCCGACGCTTCGCTGTACAGCATTAGCCTCCGCACATCGTTCTGCCACAAATTAAGCGAATGGGTCGTATCGTGGAGCCGGGAGCCGATGTTCTGCAGCAGCTCTCTGCTCTTCGCATTCTCGTAGTAGGGCTTATCGTCTTCCAGACTCTGACTGACCGCGTTCACATTTTGCCAGACAAGAGCTAAATCCTCCTCGAACCGTTCTCTGTATTCCTTCTTCCGGCTGTCCGGAAGGGAAGCGCTGTATGCCGTTTGAAGCGATCTCGACGACTGTGACAGCGCCTTTTCCGCCTCAAGCACAAGAGCGGTGTTCCGGTAAATATTATGATACAGAGTCTCCGAGAACCGGTTGATTGTCAGATTCAAGTACATTATGGAGCAGATGCTTACGCCAATAAGCAGCAGCGTTATGGCGGCGAACATGGCGATCAATTTACGGGTTGCTCGGGTTTCGCTAAAGCCAGCCACTGTTTTCCTCTCCTTGCGAAGCATAGTATTAATGTATCAATCGTCATAGACTGACGGTCGGTCGGTAGCTTAAGCTGATGAAAACAAGAAAGGAGCGTTCAGGATGCCGATCCGGACCGTTAAGCCTGCGGAGGACCGAAAGAAGGAGATTATCGGCGCCGCCGGAAGGCTGTTCCAAACCAAAGGATATGTGAACACCACCGTTGAAGACGTCATACGTGAGACCGGGATTGCGAAAGGGACATTTTATTATCATTTTCCTTCCAAGGAGACTCTTCTGTGCTCTGTTCTGGAGACCAGGCTCGATGAACTGGAACGGAATGTTGTGCAGATTGCCGGCCATTCCGAATGGAATGCCGAGCAGAAGCTTCAGGAGACGCTTAAGGCCATCTTTGCCTCAGGTGAGGCGGACAGACAGAAGAACGGCGCAGGAGAATACGGGATTGACCCGATTGTTCATGTCAAGCTGACCCGGATGTTTCATCAGAAACTGGAGCCCTCGCTTGTACGAATCGTTGAGCAGGGGACCCAGGAAGGAGCATTTCACGTTCCTTATCCGCGTGAAGTGACCGTTCTTCTGCTGCACGGGATTACAGCCTATGTACAGGACCATCTGAGCATGCCGGACGATCAGGTCCTGTTCCGCCAGATGATGTCCGTCATTGATTATGTATTGAAAAGCACGCTTCATATTAATAATCATCCCGGGAATCCTCCTATTGGACCTTATTAAACCAATCAAGGTACCGACTAAACAAGAAAAGGAGAATTTGAAATGGCGCTTAACGGCGTACCGGACCGGCGCGTCCGGCGCATCGGCATTCGCAAGTCAGTTTCGCTGGCTTCCCTGGTTCTGCTTCCTGTAACACTGAATTATTTTTCTCCATATCTGATTATTGACGGCCTTTTTCATGGTGTATTGGCAGGAGCCTTTTTCGTTTGGGCGGGCTTTTTCCTGAGCGGCCTGATCGCAGGACGTGCGGCTTGCGCCTATATTTGTCCGTACGGCGGCCTTCAGACGGCGCTGGACGAATGGACGCATAAACCTTTGAGACCTATTACCCACTTGAAGCCCGTCCGATACGTGCTTGCCGTTATCTGGCTTGCTTTTATTTTGTATCCGCTGTTGAAATCGGCGGGAGTGCTTCAAGTGCAGCCGCTTTATTTGACGGAGGGCATCGTTTCAGTTGACAACTGGGGGAAAGCGGTGTTCATGGTTGTTCTTGTCGTACTGCTCTCCATTCTTCCTCTTCTCTTCGGAAAAAGAGCCACCTGCCACTATTTATGCCCGATGTCGATCTTGAATACGGCGGGAAGCAGGATCGGACGGCTGCTGCGCATCCCATCGCTGCGACTTAAGTCGGACTCGTCCAAATGCGTGTCCTGCGGCTCCTGCAGCCGGGCCTGCACGATGAGCCTGGATGTGAGGGAGATGGTGAAGAGCGGCAGGATGTACCATTCCGACTGCATTATGTGCGGAGCCTGCACGGAGGTGTGCCGGAGCGGGGCGGTGGTCCGCTGTTTCGGCAGACCGGGTAGCGAAGGCCGGCCCGCGCCGAACGGGGAGGAGCCAGAAGACGAACGCAAGCAGGCATAACGAAACCGCCCGCGGATACCGTACAAGTCCGCGGGCGGTTTTGTCATGATTATGAAAGGCAATGCCTATGCTCCCGGTCGGTTACTCGCTCCGGAGGGCATAGATCGGACGCATTCTCGCCGCCTTGTTGGCCGGCATCATTCCGAAGATAACACCGATCAGAAGCGAGAAGACGAAGGAGATGAGAACCATGTCCCAGGAGGTGGCTACGTTCATGGTCGTGTAGTTGCCGATCGCCCAGCTAGCTCCTAGACCGATTCCTACGCCGAGAAGACCCCCGAAGCCGCTAAGTACGACCGATTCGATCATGAACTGCATCAGAATGTTCATTTTCTTGGCACCGATCGCTTTGCGGATGCCGATCTCCCTTGTGCGTTCATTGACCGACACGATCATAATATTCATGATCCCGATGCCGCCGACGAAGAGCGAAATGCCTGCAATGCCGCCGAGTGCGAGGGAGAGGGTGTCGCTTGTGGAAGAGACGGTCTCCAGCATTTCCTGCGAGTCGAAGACGGAGAACGCACTGTCCGAATTGCTGAACTTCTGGTACAGCTGGGCTTCGATCATGTCTTTTACAGTAGTGACATTATCATCCGAGGTCGTGGCGATCGTTATGGAACGCACGCCTTTGCTCTGAAGGAACCGCTCCGCGGTCGAAATCGGAATCAGAATCGTCTCGTCGCTGGAGCCGCTGAGGCTTGAGCCCTTGGACTCCAGAAGTCCGACGATCAGGAAGCCGGTACCGTTGAGCTGAACTTTCTCCCCTACGGGGTTAACCCCTTCGCCAAACAGGGTCTCGGCTGTATCGCTCCCGATGAGCGCTACCTTTTGCCGGTATTCGGTATCGATATCGAGCAGCCAGCGGCCGGACTGGACATGAAAACTCTGGACTGATTCATATGCAGGGGTAACGCCCTGAACGGTTACGCTCGTATTTTCCGTGCCATATTTGGCTGTCACACTGCCTGAAATAACGGGGGATACATCCTTGACGCCTTCAATATCTCCGAGCGCGAGGGCTTCTTCATAAGTTAGCGACGTGGTGGCTCCGCGTCCCATAATGTTGACCGTCAGCAGATTCGTTCCGAGGGAGCTGAGCTGCTCCGTAATCTGCGAAGTCGTCCCTTTGCCCACCGATACGAGCGTGATGACGGAGGAGACCCCGATGATAATGCCCAGCATGGTCAGAAAAGCCCGCATCTTGCCGCTCAGAATGCTCTTGATCGCCATCTTCAGACTCTGATAGAACATCATCAGACATTCCTCCGATCTTCCACCAGATTTCCGTCCTGAATCCGGATAACCCGTTTGGCCTGCTGTGCGATGTCGAGGTCATGGGTGATCAGGATAATGGTGTGTCCTTGGCTGTTCAGCTCTTTGATCATCTGCATGACTTCCTTGCCCGTATGCGTATCCAGTGCGCCGGTCGGCTCATCCGCCAGCAGAATAGGCGGGGAACCAGCGAGCGCTCTGGCGATTGCCACCCGCTGCTGCTGGCCGCCCGACAGCTCGGAGGGCCGGTGGTCCATTCTTCCGTCCAGACCGACGCGAATCAGGGCCTGCATGGCGGCCTCTCTTCTCTCGCGATGGGACACTCCGCGATAAATCAAGGGAAGCTCGACGTTCTCAACCGCTGACAGCTTGGGCAGCAGGTTGAAGTTTTGAAAAATAAATCCGATCTTCTCATTGCGGATTTGCGCGAGCTTGTTATCGGACATCTTGCGAATTTCCTGTCCGTCCAGAAAATAATCACCCTCGGTTGCCACATCCAGGCAGCCGAGCATATTCATTATTGTGGATTTTCCCGAACCCGAGGGGCCGATAATCGCGACAAATTCGCCCATATCGATCGTAAAGGTCAAGCCTCTGAGAATGGTCATGGATTCGTTGGCCATCGTGTACCGGTGAATCAGATTCTCAACCCGGATGAGCGGCTGCGCAGTCGTCATCGGCTGCCGCCTCCCATCGGGCCTCCG includes these proteins:
- a CDS encoding diguanylate cyclase domain-containing protein — protein: MAGFSETRATRKLIAMFAAITLLLIGVSICSIMYLNLTINRFSETLYHNIYRNTALVLEAEKALSQSSRSLQTAYSASLPDSRKKEYRERFEEDLALVWQNVNAVSQSLEDDKPYYENAKSRELLQNIGSRLHDTTHSLNLWQNDVRRLMLYSEASAGDFEGDGVLSPDNGNLNEAHESLEAAAKLFGSYAELVTSDFSSHKSAIFAVYTLALFLLLLLILYLFRRIFSLQSEMREEQAMYRLIGETISDYILLTDPNGLILYASPSHFSALGYVPMKGEPLASYIREPEIAWAKLRSVVQTAPRMAELRMRGADGHWVWMETKVTPVRGNQAVPAQFMLVSREITQRKQYEERLHKLAFYDHLTSIPNRAHFKMYMENLIGQDGPAKPKLALALLDCDRFKQLNDTLGHLAGDEFLQQLSGELQQSVKGLGQAFRIGGDEFAVVLHLNSAPENLNDVLDKLLQLFNKSWAVNGSSFRTSASIGVSLYPEHGSTINELLRAADLAMYRSKSHGGNEANLFKEDMDEGCPEQENSRY
- a CDS encoding TetR/AcrR family transcriptional regulator; the protein is MPIRTVKPAEDRKKEIIGAAGRLFQTKGYVNTTVEDVIRETGIAKGTFYYHFPSKETLLCSVLETRLDELERNVVQIAGHSEWNAEQKLQETLKAIFASGEADRQKNGAGEYGIDPIVHVKLTRMFHQKLEPSLVRIVEQGTQEGAFHVPYPREVTVLLLHGITAYVQDHLSMPDDQVLFRQMMSVIDYVLKSTLHINNHPGNPPIGPY
- a CDS encoding 4Fe-4S binding protein; amino-acid sequence: MALNGVPDRRVRRIGIRKSVSLASLVLLPVTLNYFSPYLIIDGLFHGVLAGAFFVWAGFFLSGLIAGRAACAYICPYGGLQTALDEWTHKPLRPITHLKPVRYVLAVIWLAFILYPLLKSAGVLQVQPLYLTEGIVSVDNWGKAVFMVVLVVLLSILPLLFGKRATCHYLCPMSILNTAGSRIGRLLRIPSLRLKSDSSKCVSCGSCSRACTMSLDVREMVKSGRMYHSDCIMCGACTEVCRSGAVVRCFGRPGSEGRPAPNGEEPEDERKQA
- a CDS encoding ABC transporter permease, which encodes MMFYQSLKMAIKSILSGKMRAFLTMLGIIIGVSSVITLVSVGKGTTSQITEQLSSLGTNLLTVNIMGRGATTSLTYEEALALGDIEGVKDVSPVISGSVTAKYGTENTSVTVQGVTPAYESVQSFHVQSGRWLLDIDTEYRQKVALIGSDTAETLFGEGVNPVGEKVQLNGTGFLIVGLLESKGSSLSGSSDETILIPISTAERFLQSKGVRSITIATTSDDNVTTVKDMIEAQLYQKFSNSDSAFSVFDSQEMLETVSSTSDTLSLALGGIAGISLFVGGIGIMNIMIVSVNERTREIGIRKAIGAKKMNILMQFMIESVVLSGFGGLLGVGIGLGASWAIGNYTTMNVATSWDMVLISFVFSLLIGVIFGMMPANKAARMRPIYALRSE
- a CDS encoding ABC transporter ATP-binding protein; amino-acid sequence: MTTAQPLIRVENLIHRYTMANESMTILRGLTFTIDMGEFVAIIGPSGSGKSTIMNMLGCLDVATEGDYFLDGQEIRKMSDNKLAQIRNEKIGFIFQNFNLLPKLSAVENVELPLIYRGVSHRERREAAMQALIRVGLDGRMDHRPSELSGGQQQRVAIARALAGSPPILLADEPTGALDTHTGKEVMQMIKELNSQGHTIILITHDLDIAQQAKRVIRIQDGNLVEDRRNV